GTTGTACTTGCCCTTGTCTTCCTGCTGCTCGTCGATAGAGATGTGGATCCTGATCAGGCGGTCGATCGCCTTGACGATATCGCGGCCGCTGACAATCCCGATCAGTTTCCCGTCGCCGTCAACAACCGGCGCACCGGTGATCCGGTTCTGCTCCAGCAGCATCACCAGTTTGCGGATAGACATATCGCCGGTGACAGTGAGCACGTTGTGGGTCATCAGATTTTTTACTTTCATGCGGACTCCCTGCTCAAGGACTGCTTTTGGGTCGAGATACGCCGGGACGCCGGAGAGGAAAGCGATATGCACTGAGGCAAGCACCGTCTGCTGGCAGCAATTCTCCCCGGACGCCGGTAGTGCGTGATACAGCGGCAGGATTGCGGCTGTCTCTTCATTGTACTCTCACGCCGAATCCTTTGTCAAGTAAAGCATTGGCGGGATTATAAAACAAAAGCAGGCCGGACTCCCGACGGCCTGCTTCAGGCAATTATGAATAACGCTCAAATCAGAGTTCGTTCCCGCGCCACGGACCGGTGACCTCCCGCGGGAGGTTGCGAAAGCGGGCATACTCCAGGGCGAATTCCTCCCCGTCGAATCCATCATCCGGCTCCAGCTCGCTCAGGGCCACGGGACGGCCCAGCTCACGGCTCTTGCCCGCGGCGATCAGGATCCGGCAGGCCTCGACCTGCTCGTTGATCGGCTTGTCCGCGCGGCGGGTGGCGATACTGCCGGCCAGGCCGGAGAGGATAGCCGGGTAGGGGCTGCCGTGGTCCGGAACAAAACTGACCAGCTCGTGGTCGGTAAGGAGCACAATCTCGTTCTCGTTACGCGCCCAGCCGAGATTGAGCACCACCGGCGGACGGCCGTCGTAGCGGACGTGGATAAGATGCTGTTTGCGGTAGAAATCGACGTAGTTCACGCTCAGCGCCCCGGGACCCATCACCTCCTGGGCCAGTTCGGTGCCGTGAATCCCGTAGTAGATCAGGTCGAGCATATCGTAGCGGCTGTGGGAATTGATATGGCCGTAGACAGTGACATTCACGCGGTCGTCGCGGGCCTGGAACTCTTTCTTGAAAGCGGGCAGGTTCGGCGCGTAGCGGTACGTGCTGCCCCCGAAAATCGGCGTACGGTACTTTGCGCTCAACTCCAGCAGCTTCCGCGCATCGCGCTCGGTGCCCACCACAGGCTTGTCGATAAAAACCGGCTTACCAGCGGTGATAAACGGCTCGGCGTCGCGGACATGGCTCTCCCAGTTGACCGCGATCGAAAACGCCACGTCCACCAGCGGCACCATCTGCTCCGGTGAATCGCAGACCTGCTTGACCTTGTAGTCGGCCACGAACTTATCCGTCCGCTCCTGTCCGTAGACCATGCCCCGGTTGGTAATCGCCACCAGCTCGGCGCCCTCCACGGCGGCAATTGCCCGGGCGAACGTGTCGGCGTGGCTGGTGTCCAGTTCCAGCAGGCCTACCCGCAGCGCTCCGCCGCCGGGCCGGCTGACTTTCAGCGGAGCACTCGTTTGTGCCGCAGCCCGCCCGGCGAGAGCGTTCCCGATAACGGCCGCTCCAGCGGCGGCGGCCAGGTGTGTGCCGATAAACTTGCGACGTTTCATCCTTGTCTCCCAGTCGTATTTATTATCCACCATTTGTCATACTCTCTAAGATTCGCTCTCAATATTATAACCGTAATCAGGAGGCGATTCAAGCAAGACAAGATAAAAAAAAGGGCGGGATAAATCTCCCGCCCTGCGTGTTTCAACTGTAATCCGACGGTTAGCTGATACAGGCGTAGTAGAGCGCCTTGATCGCCCGGTCCGCGTCCTTGTCGTCGACCAGGAAAGTGATATTGATCTCGCTGCCGCCCTGGGCGATCATCTCGACATTCACGCCCGCGGTGCCCAGGGTGCTGAACACCCGGCCCGAGACACCCGGGGTGTGACGCATGCCCTCGCCGACGATACAGATAATCGTCTGGCCCGGCTCCAGGGTGACATTGGCGAACTCCTTCAACTCCTCGATCACCTTGTCCAGGTTTTTGCTCTGGTTGAGCGTCATCGAGATCGAGACCTCGGTGGTGGCCATCACCTCGATATCGATCCCGTAGGTGGCGAAAATGGTGAAAATCCGGGCCATGTATCCGCTGGCGCCCAGCATACGCGTGGACTCGATACTGAGCATGTCCACGCCCCTCTTGTGCGCAATCGCCTTGATCACCTTGTTCTGCTTGATATGCTCGGCGTGGATCGTCGTGCCCTCGTCACCGGGCTTGAACGAGTTGAGTATCACCACCGGGATATTCTTGCGCATCGCCGGTTCGATTGTTTTGGGATGCAGGACCCGGGCGCCGAAGGCGGCCAGCTCCTTGGCCTCGTCGAAACTGATAACTTCCAGCCGCTCGGCGTCGGGGACCAGGCGAGGGTCTGCGCTGCGCATCCCGCTTACGTCGGTCCAGATCTGGATCTCCCCGGCCTTGAACGCCGCTCCCACCAGCGCGGCCGTGTAGTCGCTGCCGCCGCGTCCCAGCGTGGTCACCCGGCCGTCGGCGGTGTGGCCCACGAAACCCGGCAAAACAAGTGTCTTCTTCTCCTTGCGGAACTTGCCGAGAATCTTTTTCTCGTTTTCCTCGGACACAGTCGCGTCCTGGAAGTTCTCGTCGGTGATAATATCCAGCTCGTCAACGTCCACGCAGCGCGCGGGCGTACCCCTGTCGTTCAGCACGGCGGCCACGATATTGCTCGAAAGCCGCTCGCCGAAACTGAAAATCTCGTCGAGGTACTCCTCGTAGGGACGGTCGAGATTTTTCAGAGCCACCTTGAGCTTGCTCCAGACCGGGCTGATAAGCTGCCACGACAGGCCCAGTTTCCTGAGCACTTCCTCGTGCTTGACCCTGATCCCGTCCAGGTTTTCCTGATACGGTTTGTGGGCGTGTGCCAGTTCGGCCATTGCTTCGAGCTGGTCGGTTATTTTAACCTCACCGGCTTCGCTGACTCCCACCGCGCTCACAACCACCAGCGGCCTGCGCTCGATACGCGAGGCCACAATATCGGCCACTGCCTGGATTCTCTCGGCGGTAGCCACGCTGGTCCCGCCGAATTTCATTACGACGCGTCCCATCATTGCTCCATCGGATTACCAACTGAATTGACAGGAATTTGATTCTCCTGAGTAACACCCGTCAAGCAAGGAACTTAAACTTTAAACATAAGTATTCCGCGTCAAATTTTCAATGGAAATGCCATCAACTGCCGCCGGCCCTGCCTCCCCTGCTACTCGAACCGCTTCGCCACCGCAGCGCAGAATTCGCCGAACGCGGCGCTGTCCACTTTTTCCGCTGTTTCCCTGAGTTCTGTGAACAGGGGCCGCGCCTCCCTCAGCTTCCCGGATTCGAATTCGATCTTCCATGTCAGCAGCGCCCGCAGACTGAACATCAGGTTCTCCGGCTGACCCGCCTGGCGGGCCAGTTCGACACTCTCGGCCAGCATCTTTCCGCAGTCCTCTCGTTCGTCTTCGCCCGAGGCCGGGTCGCGGAGAATATCCGAGGCCACGTTGCGCAGCGCCCAGCTCCTGCCGAATACGTCTCCCAGCGATCCGGACAGACCCAGCGCACTGTCGTGGAACTTGCGTGCATGAGCGTAGTCGCCCTGCTCCCGGTAGATTTCACCCAGCAGGTTGTCGATATCCAGCCGCAGCATGTCCCAGCCGCCCTTGCGGGCCATCCTGTCGGCGGGCAGCAGCACTTTCAGCGCGGCCTCGCTGCGGCCCAGGCTGTGCAGCATCTCGGCCAGGTTGTAGCGTGTGCCAACCACAAACTCCAGGTACCCGATCCGCTCGCCGATATCCAGGGCCTGACGGTACCACGGCTCGGCCTCCCCGCAGCGCTCCATGAACATGTAGCACTCGCCGATATTGAATTTCAACGCGGCCAGCTCCCTGGTCGGCCCCACCAGCATCTCCAGACGGTCGTGCTCGGAGCGCAGGGTCTCCAGCGCCCTGCCGTTGCGCCCGCTGTCATTATCGACCACGCTCATGTTGATCCGCACCTGGATCTCGGTTTTCAAATCGCCGGTCGCGACGGCGATCTCCAGCGCCTTGCGCAGCCAGACCATCGCTTCCTCCAGCCGGAACGCCTTGGACAGCGCCAGAGCCCGCGAGTTATAGAGCATGGACCTGATCCTGCGGAAACGGTCCTCGCCTTCGTCGTCCACCAGGCTCAGCGCGAAATCGTAAGTCTCCACGGCCTCATCCATCCTGCCCCGGCGGACCGCGATACTGCCCCGGTTGCGCAGCAGGGTGGCCAGAAAAATCCGCGCCTCCACGTCCGCTCCCCCGCCGGAGACCTGACGGAAAATTTCCTCTGCCCGGTCCAGGTGACTNNNNNNNNNNGCAGGCGCGAGGGCTGCCCGTCCAGCTTTGCCTCCGCCAGGGCGAACAACTCCACCGCGCCCTCGAAATCACCCGGCAGGGAACGCTGGAACAGGGCCTGTCCCTTGAAATGGCATGCTCTGGCGGCCTGCTCGTTTTCGTGCAGTTCTTCGGCCAGCTCCGCCAGGCAATCGAAATCGTTCAGCGCCTCATCGTAACGCCCCAGCAGAAGATTGACCTGGCCCCGCTGCTCGTAGAGCACCGAGCGTTTCTGCCGCCCGTCGCTGACCCGGTATTCGTCAAGCAGTTTCTCTGCCCGGCCGAACAGCATCAAGCTTTTCTCATTGTCGAAAATCAGTCGGGCCAGCTTACCGGCTTCAAGGTAGAAAGAGGCGGCTTTATCGGGAATCTCGGCGTGGGAGTAATGCAGAGCCGTGAGCAGGGTTTTCTCGAACCTGTCGCCCAGCTCGGTGTCCTCTAAAATCCGGGCCACCTGGCCGTGCAGGCGTTTGCG
Above is a genomic segment from Candidatus Glassbacteria bacterium containing:
- a CDS encoding tetratricopeptide repeat protein, yielding MEARIFLATLLRNRGSIAVRRGRMDEAVETYDFALSLVDDEGEDRFRRIRSMLYNSRALALSKAFRLEEAMVWLRKALEIAVATGDLKTEIQVRINMSVVDNDSGRNGRALETLRSEHDRLEMLVGPTRELAALKFNIGECYMFMERCGEAEPWYRQALDIGERIGYLEFVVGTRYNLAEMLHSLGRSEAALKVLLPADRMARKGGWDMLRLDIDNLLGEIYREQGDYAHARKFHDSALGLSGSLGDVFGRSWALRNVASDILRDPASGEDEREDCGKMLAESVELARQAGQPENLMFSLRALLTWKIEFESGKLREARPLFTELRETAEKVDSAAFGEFCAAVAKRFE
- a CDS encoding CBS domain-containing protein, producing the protein MKVKNLMTHNVLTVTGDMSIRKLVMLLEQNRITGAPVVDGDGKLIGIVSGRDIVKAIDRLIRIHISIDEQQEDKGKYNWVEGIMTADVFTCGEDDDVQQVFNTMVEKKIHRLPVVKDGKPVGIISSQDACKLVSGLKELKI
- a CDS encoding aspartate kinase, giving the protein MMGRVVMKFGGTSVATAERIQAVADIVASRIERRPLVVVSAVGVSEAGEVKITDQLEAMAELAHAHKPYQENLDGIRVKHEEVLRKLGLSWQLISPVWSKLKVALKNLDRPYEEYLDEIFSFGERLSSNIVAAVLNDRGTPARCVDVDELDIITDENFQDATVSEENEKKILGKFRKEKKTLVLPGFVGHTADGRVTTLGRGGSDYTAALVGAAFKAGEIQIWTDVSGMRSADPRLVPDAERLEVISFDEAKELAAFGARVLHPKTIEPAMRKNIPVVILNSFKPGDEGTTIHAEHIKQNKVIKAIAHKRGVDMLSIESTRMLGASGYMARIFTIFATYGIDIEVMATTEVSISMTLNQSKNLDKVIEELKEFANVTLEPGQTIICIVGEGMRHTPGVSGRVFSTLGTAGVNVEMIAQGGSEINITFLVDDKDADRAIKALYYACIS